From a single Nothobranchius furzeri strain GRZ-AD chromosome 9, NfurGRZ-RIMD1, whole genome shotgun sequence genomic region:
- the ric3a gene encoding protein RIC-3, which yields MAITTCQKVTLISCSVLCVSLFLPGMLLPRRRKEKGQPEVGPGFYSSVKHQLPVPDDPDQWDVDSSPSLSHTFEAMAKVMSIQRGKKYNLMAQVIPIYSFGILLYILYIIHKLTNKSKINKPGLYTTVKMTSTRNTATTDYELARLQQQLLQAEMMMERIVSERSNCSSRKRKNKTSASKKEEKLLRQLRQISLLMQEGRLEGASPEMEAEEVPYSADWEGYPEETYPQYDDHRGNRREFRTFRPEDAPSQPTAEALAERMEQEEEEIVARKLSIVHEEEEDEVDKEEDEEVNGEEEEDEETEVEESVEEDEEEEEAEQKQLLPPIQPAVNKKQERVGLEVSTELQHHSGGKKQISFSDRKHVFHYPKEETFEEEEYEKEEVTEEGEEETEVEDEDEEAGAEDDPLMEAESLQFSCEGSSNPYEGEEEECMLLALEEDEDQLHVDLPKEVEQSGLRMRNRRET from the exons ATGGCTATAACAACCTGCCAGAAGGTTACGCTGATATCGTGCTCTGTTCTCTGCGTCTCTCTCTTCCTGCCTGGTATGCTTTTGCCCAGAAGGAGGAAAGAAAAGGGCCAGCCTGAGG TTGGACCGGGGTTCTATTCTTCTGTAAAGCATCAGCTCCCAGTTCCAGATGACCCAGACCAGTGGGATGTGGATTCGTCTCCTTCCCTGTCACACACTTTTGAGGCCATGGCCAAAGTGATGAGCATCCAACGAGGCAAAAAATACAACCTGATGGCTCAAGTGATTCCCATCTACAGCTTTGGGATCCTGCTTTACATCCTGTATATTATCCATAAG CTGACAAACAAGAGCAAGATAAATAAACCAGGACTCTACACTACAGTGAAAATGACAAGTACGAGGAACACAGCCA CTACAGATTATGAGCTCGCCAGGCTTCAACAGCAGCTTCTGCAAGCAGAAATGATGATGGAGAGGATCGTCTCAGAGAGGAGCAACTGTTCCTCGAG GAAGCGGAAAAATAAAACCTCAGCTTCAAAGAAGGAAGAGAAGCTCCTGAGGCAGCTGAGGCAGATATCACTGCTGATGCAGGAGGGCCGGTTGGAGGGAGCATCCCCGGAGATGGAGGCTGAGGAGGTCCCCTACAGTGCAGACTGGGAAG GATATCCAGAGGAAACGTACCCACAATACGATGATCACCGCGGTAACAGGCGGGAGTTTAGAACATTCAGGCCAGAGGATGCTCCCAGTCAGCCCACTGCCGAGGCCCTCGCAGAGAGGATGGAACAAGAAGAGGAGGAGATTGTGGCAAGGAAACTCTCTATAGTGcacgaggaagaggaggatgaagtGGACAAAGAGGAAGATGAGGAAGTGAAtggagaagaggaagaagatgaggaaACTGAAGTGGAGGAAAGTGTagaagaagatgaggaagaggaggaagcagagcagaagcagctgcttcctcCTATTCAACCTGCTGTCAACAAGAAGCAGGAAAGAGTTGGGTTGGAGGTAAGCACAGAGTTACAACATCACAGCGGAGGGAAGAAGCAAATCAGTTTCAGTGACCGCAAACACGTCTTCCACTACCCTAAAGAAGAAACATTCGAGGAAGAGGAGTATGAGAAGGAAGAGGTGACGGAGGAAGGAGAAGAGGAAACAGAggtggaggatgaggatgaggaagcTGGTGCTGAGGATGATCCACTGATGGAGGCAGAGAGCCTGCAGTTCAGCTGTGAAGGATCTTCAAACCCATatgaaggagaggaggaggagtgcATGCTGTTAGCGCTAGAGGAGGATGAAGATCAGCTCCACGTAGACTTGCCTAAAGAAGTTGAGCAAAGTGGGCTGAGGATGAGAAACAGACGGGAGACATGA